In the Klebsiella aerogenes KCTC 2190 genome, one interval contains:
- the mgtE gene encoding magnesium transporter yields the protein MSVLHKKSARLRDEERARLIWLLSTDKAVTSALLGKLTLAERYDEGTLADDLAEVEVLVSHLPPPDLADALEALPYDARTALWGLVADDKRGEVLLEASESVWGDLIDKMSDHDLIFALQSLDIDEQVYLLQHLPRDLTGRLLATLPPDKRARIRQMMRYADNTVGAIMEFEVITVRPEATLAAVQRYLRRLGKMPENTDKLFVTTRNKLLLGELELQTILLNDAQKRVGEVMEGDPVTFQPQEEAEKVARTFERDDLLSAAVIDADGKLMGRLTIDEIVDVVYEETDNDLRRMGGLSEDDDVFAPVSKAVKTRWAWLAVNLCTAFIASRVIDGFEHTISQLVALASLMPIVAGIGGNTGNQTITMIVRAMALQQIQPGSFTFLILREMGVALINGLVWGGIMGAITWWLYDDPQLGGVMTLAMMLNLLMAAMMGVIIPMVMVKLGRDPAVGSSVMITAITDTGGFFIFLGLATLFLM from the coding sequence ATGTCCGTTTTGCATAAAAAAAGCGCCCGATTACGCGATGAAGAACGCGCCCGCCTGATTTGGCTATTGAGCACTGATAAAGCCGTCACCTCCGCGCTGCTGGGGAAACTCACCCTCGCGGAGCGCTATGATGAAGGGACGCTGGCCGATGACCTGGCGGAAGTGGAAGTGCTGGTGTCGCATCTGCCGCCGCCGGACCTCGCCGATGCCCTGGAAGCGCTGCCCTATGACGCGCGTACCGCGCTGTGGGGGCTGGTTGCCGATGACAAGCGCGGCGAAGTGCTGCTGGAGGCATCAGAGAGCGTATGGGGCGATCTCATCGACAAGATGAGCGATCACGACCTGATATTTGCCCTGCAATCGCTGGATATTGATGAACAGGTTTACCTGTTGCAGCACCTGCCGCGCGACTTAACCGGCCGCCTGCTGGCGACGCTGCCGCCGGATAAACGTGCGCGCATTCGTCAGATGATGCGCTACGCCGATAACACCGTCGGCGCGATCATGGAGTTTGAAGTGATTACCGTACGTCCGGAAGCCACTCTGGCGGCGGTACAGCGCTATCTGCGCCGTCTGGGCAAAATGCCGGAAAACACCGACAAACTGTTCGTCACCACCCGTAATAAACTGCTGCTTGGCGAGCTGGAGCTGCAGACTATTCTGCTCAATGATGCGCAAAAGCGCGTAGGCGAAGTGATGGAAGGCGATCCGGTGACTTTCCAGCCGCAGGAAGAAGCGGAAAAAGTAGCGCGTACCTTCGAACGCGACGACTTACTGAGTGCTGCGGTGATTGATGCCGACGGCAAGCTGATGGGGCGTTTGACCATCGATGAGATCGTCGATGTGGTGTACGAAGAGACCGATAACGACCTGCGCCGGATGGGCGGTCTGAGCGAAGATGATGATGTTTTTGCGCCGGTGAGCAAAGCGGTGAAAACCCGCTGGGCGTGGCTGGCGGTGAACCTCTGTACGGCGTTTATCGCTTCACGGGTGATCGACGGCTTTGAACATACGATTTCGCAGCTGGTGGCCCTGGCCTCGCTGATGCCGATCGTCGCCGGGATTGGCGGGAATACCGGCAATCAGACGATCACCATGATCGTCCGTGCGATGGCGCTGCAGCAGATCCAGCCGGGAAGTTTTACCTTCCTGATCCTGCGCGAGATGGGCGTCGCGCTGATTAATGGCCTGGTATGGGGCGGGATAATGGGCGCTATCACCTGGTGGCTGTACGATGACCCGCAGCTTGGCGGGGTGATGACGTTGGCGATGATGCTCAACCTGCTGATGGCGGCGATGATGGGGGTTATCATCCCGATGGTGATGGTCAAGCTGGGGCGCGATCCGGCGGTCGGCTCCAGCGTGATGATCACCGCGATTACCGATACCGGCGGCTTCTTTATTTTCCTTGGTCTGGCGACGCTGTTTCTGATGTAA
- a CDS encoding multidrug ABC transporter permease/ATP-binding protein: protein MELLVLVWRQYRWPFIAVMALSLLSAALGIGLIAFINLRLISLVDTSLTVLPEFLGLLLLLMAVTLGSQLALTTLGHHFVYRLRGEFIKRILDTQIEKIEKIGSASLLAGLTSDVRNITIAFVRLPELVQGIILTFGSAAYLAFLSGKMMLVTAVWMAVTIWGGFVLVARVYKHMATLRETEDKLYHDYQTVLEGRKELTLNRERAEYVFNQLYLPDARDYRHHIIRADTFHLSAVNWSNIMMLGAISLVFWMANGLGWANTAVAATYSLTLLFLRTPLLSAVGALPTLLSAQVAFNKLHQFALAPYRAGFPEPQAHPHWQTLELRDVSFHYPDNSFAVGPINLTLKRGELVFLIGGNGSGKSTLAMLLTGLYQPISGQILLDGQPLAAEKPEDYRKLFSAVFTDVWLFDRLLGPKGERADPALVAKWLAYLKMDHKLQLEEGKILDLKLSKGQKKRVALLLALAEERDIILLDEWAADQDPHFRREFYQVLLPLMQQMGKTVFAISHDDHYFQHADRLLEMRSGKLSELTGVERELATRDAVARTA, encoded by the coding sequence ATGGAATTACTTGTTCTTGTTTGGCGCCAGTACCGCTGGCCGTTCATTGCCGTCATGGCGCTCAGTTTGCTCAGCGCGGCGCTGGGTATCGGGCTTATCGCCTTTATTAACCTGCGCCTGATTTCCCTTGTGGATACCTCGCTCACCGTGCTGCCGGAGTTTCTCGGCCTGCTGCTGCTGTTGATGGCGGTCACGCTCGGCTCGCAGCTGGCGTTAACCACGCTTGGCCACCACTTTGTCTATCGCCTGCGCGGCGAATTTATTAAACGCATTCTCGACACCCAAATCGAAAAGATCGAAAAAATCGGCAGCGCTTCGCTGCTGGCGGGCTTAACTAGTGACGTGCGTAACATTACCATCGCCTTTGTGCGCCTGCCGGAACTGGTGCAGGGGATTATCCTGACCTTCGGGTCCGCCGCCTACCTGGCTTTTCTGTCAGGTAAAATGATGCTGGTGACCGCGGTCTGGATGGCGGTCACCATCTGGGGCGGCTTTGTGCTGGTGGCGCGCGTCTATAAGCATATGGCGACGCTGCGTGAGACCGAAGATAAGCTGTATCATGATTATCAGACGGTGCTGGAAGGGCGCAAAGAGCTGACGCTCAACCGCGAACGCGCCGAATACGTTTTTAATCAGCTGTATCTGCCGGATGCCCGCGACTATCGCCACCACATCATCCGCGCCGATACGTTCCACCTGAGCGCGGTGAACTGGTCGAATATCATGATGCTTGGCGCCATCAGTCTGGTGTTCTGGATGGCGAATGGCCTCGGGTGGGCCAATACCGCGGTGGCGGCGACCTATTCTCTGACGCTGTTATTCCTGCGCACGCCGCTGCTGTCGGCGGTGGGGGCGCTGCCGACCTTGCTCAGCGCCCAGGTGGCATTCAATAAACTGCATCAGTTCGCGCTGGCGCCTTATCGCGCCGGTTTCCCCGAGCCGCAGGCGCATCCGCACTGGCAGACCCTGGAGCTGCGCGACGTGTCGTTCCACTACCCGGATAACAGTTTTGCCGTCGGGCCGATTAATCTGACACTCAAACGCGGCGAACTGGTGTTTCTGATTGGCGGCAATGGCAGCGGCAAGTCGACGCTGGCGATGCTGCTGACCGGGCTGTATCAACCGATCTCCGGGCAGATCCTGCTCGATGGTCAGCCGCTGGCGGCGGAAAAACCAGAAGATTACCGCAAGCTGTTCTCGGCGGTATTTACCGATGTCTGGCTATTTGATCGTCTGTTAGGGCCAAAAGGCGAACGCGCCGATCCGGCGCTGGTCGCGAAGTGGCTGGCGTATCTGAAGATGGACCACAAGCTGCAGCTGGAAGAGGGGAAAATCCTCGATCTGAAGCTGTCTAAAGGGCAGAAAAAACGCGTGGCGCTGCTGCTGGCGCTGGCCGAAGAGCGCGATATCATTTTGCTCGATGAATGGGCAGCGGATCAGGATCCGCATTTCCGCCGCGAGTTTTATCAGGTGTTATTACCGTTGATGCAGCAAATGGGGAAAACCGTGTTTGCTATCAGCCACGATGATCACTATTTCCAGCATGCCGATCGCCTGCTGGAGATGCGCAGCGGCAAGCTTAGCGAGCTCACCGGCGTTGAGCGCGAACTGGCGACCCGCGATGCGGTCGCGCGTACCGCCTGA
- the alkB gene encoding DNA oxidative demethylase AlkB: protein MLDLFADTPPWQEPLAPGAMILRRFAVQRAPALLQAIAAVASASPFRQMVTPGGYTMSVAMTNCGQLGWTTDMHGYLYAPGDPLTGEHWPPMPLIFQQLAAEAAQEAGYAHFSPDACLINRYQPGAKLSLHQDKDERDLRAPIVSVSLGLPAVFQFGGLKRNDPLRRLLLEHGDVVVWGGESRLFYHGIQPLKPGEHPLTGACRYNLTFRLAGGRQKQK, encoded by the coding sequence ATGCTCGACCTGTTTGCCGATACGCCGCCCTGGCAGGAGCCGCTGGCCCCCGGGGCGATGATATTACGCCGCTTCGCCGTGCAGCGCGCGCCGGCGCTGCTGCAGGCCATTGCCGCGGTGGCCAGCGCTTCTCCGTTCCGCCAGATGGTGACCCCTGGCGGTTATACCATGTCGGTAGCCATGACCAACTGTGGCCAACTCGGCTGGACAACCGATATGCACGGCTATCTCTATGCGCCTGGCGATCCGTTGACCGGCGAACATTGGCCGCCGATGCCACTGATTTTTCAGCAACTGGCGGCGGAGGCGGCGCAGGAGGCGGGTTATGCGCATTTCTCTCCGGACGCCTGTTTGATTAACCGCTACCAGCCGGGCGCGAAGCTGTCGCTGCATCAGGATAAAGACGAGCGGGATTTGCGCGCGCCTATCGTTTCGGTGTCGCTGGGACTGCCGGCGGTGTTCCAGTTTGGCGGGCTGAAACGTAACGATCCGCTGCGCCGGCTGCTGCTGGAACATGGCGATGTGGTGGTGTGGGGCGGCGAATCACGGCTCTTCTATCACGGCATTCAGCCGCTTAAACCGGGGGAGCATCCGCTGACCGGCGCCTGTCGCTACAACCTCACGTTTCGCCTCGCGGGAGGCCGGCAAAAACAAAAATAA
- the ada gene encoding bifunctional DNA-binding transcriptional regulator/O6-methylguanine-DNA methyltransferase Ada, translated as MKPMIADMTNDDRCWQAVCERDASADGQFVFAVLTTGVCCRPSCRSRRALRENVRFYADVEAAKAAGYRPCKRCRPDNLDPDQQRVEKVAAACRLLEQEAPITLEALAQQLAVSPFHFHRIFKSVTGLTPKAWQQAWRARRLREALSHGQNVTSAALAAGFPDSASYYRQANETLGMTARQFKRGGEDILISWVCCNSASGRCLVAFSERGVCAVLLGDDDKALYAELASLFPGAQLQPGDDTFTERVAQVVAHLDNPQQAVNLPLDIRGTAFQQRVWQALRQIPAGETRSYREVAHSIGQPRAVRAVAGACAANKLAIVIPCHRVVREGGALSGYRWGSERKALLLAREAKMREK; from the coding sequence ATGAAACCGATGATTGCCGATATGACTAACGATGACCGCTGCTGGCAGGCGGTCTGCGAACGCGACGCCAGCGCCGACGGGCAGTTTGTTTTCGCCGTGTTGACCACTGGCGTCTGCTGCCGTCCCTCGTGCCGTTCACGGCGTGCGCTTCGGGAGAATGTCCGCTTTTATGCTGATGTCGAAGCCGCAAAGGCCGCCGGATATCGCCCCTGTAAACGGTGTCGGCCGGATAATCTCGACCCGGACCAACAGCGGGTCGAGAAGGTGGCCGCCGCCTGTCGTCTGCTGGAGCAAGAGGCGCCAATCACCCTTGAGGCGCTGGCGCAGCAGCTGGCGGTCAGCCCGTTTCATTTCCATCGCATTTTTAAATCCGTCACCGGGCTTACGCCCAAGGCCTGGCAGCAGGCGTGGCGCGCGCGGCGCCTACGCGAAGCATTAAGCCATGGCCAGAACGTCACCAGCGCGGCATTAGCCGCCGGCTTCCCTGATTCCGCCAGCTATTATCGCCAGGCAAACGAGACGCTGGGCATGACCGCCCGCCAGTTTAAACGCGGCGGCGAAGATATATTGATTAGCTGGGTTTGCTGCAATAGCGCCTCAGGACGGTGCCTGGTGGCGTTCAGCGAACGTGGCGTATGCGCCGTATTATTGGGCGATGACGATAAGGCGTTATATGCGGAGCTGGCGAGCTTGTTTCCCGGCGCCCAATTGCAGCCGGGTGATGATACGTTTACCGAACGCGTGGCGCAGGTGGTTGCCCATCTGGATAATCCGCAGCAGGCGGTGAATTTGCCGCTGGATATTCGTGGTACCGCTTTCCAGCAACGGGTCTGGCAAGCCTTGCGCCAGATCCCGGCAGGCGAAACCCGCAGCTACCGCGAGGTAGCGCACAGCATCGGTCAACCGCGCGCGGTCAGAGCGGTAGCCGGGGCCTGCGCTGCCAATAAACTGGCGATAGTCATTCCATGTCATCGGGTGGTGCGTGAGGGCGGGGCGCTTTCCGGTTACCGTTGGGGAAGCGAACGTAAAGCGCTGTTGCTGGCGCGCGAAGCAAAAATGCGGGAGAAATAA
- the apbE gene encoding FAD:protein FMN transferase ApbE: MDTTFFRAAFFGLCVLLTGCDSATSPATPKSAATVLDGKTMGTYWRVSVVGLDPAKAEDLRHKVQAQLDGDDWLLSTWKNDSALMRFNHAATTEPWPVNEAMADIVTLSLRIGAKTAGAMDITVGPLVNLWGFGPDKQPVKTPTQQQIAAAKARTGLQHLTVINRADKQYLQKDIADLFVDLSTVGEGYAADHLARLMEQEGIARYLVSVGGALVSRGMNGDDKPWRVAIQKPTDRENAVQAIVDINGHGISTSGSYRNYYELDGKRISHVIDPQTGHPINHKLVSVTVIAPTALEADGWDTGLMVLGPEKAQQVAHEQGLAVYMIVKEGDGFKTWMSPQFRTFLVGEQN; the protein is encoded by the coding sequence ATGGATACCACCTTTTTCCGCGCCGCCTTTTTCGGCCTCTGCGTTCTGCTTACCGGCTGTGATTCCGCGACATCCCCGGCCACGCCAAAATCCGCCGCCACCGTGCTCGATGGCAAAACGATGGGGACCTACTGGCGCGTTAGCGTCGTCGGGTTGGATCCGGCGAAAGCCGAAGATTTACGCCATAAAGTTCAGGCGCAGCTCGACGGCGATGATTGGCTGCTTTCGACCTGGAAAAACGACTCCGCGCTGATGCGCTTCAACCATGCCGCCACCACCGAACCGTGGCCGGTGAACGAGGCGATGGCGGATATCGTCACTCTGTCGCTGCGCATTGGCGCCAAAACCGCCGGAGCGATGGACATTACCGTCGGGCCGCTGGTCAATTTATGGGGTTTTGGCCCGGATAAGCAGCCGGTAAAAACGCCGACGCAGCAGCAAATCGCGGCGGCAAAAGCGCGTACCGGGCTGCAGCATCTGACGGTGATTAACCGCGCCGATAAACAATATCTACAAAAAGATATTGCGGATTTATTTGTCGATCTTTCCACCGTCGGCGAGGGCTATGCCGCCGATCATCTGGCGCGCCTGATGGAGCAGGAAGGGATCGCCCGCTATCTGGTGTCGGTTGGTGGCGCGCTGGTCAGCCGCGGCATGAACGGCGACGATAAACCGTGGCGGGTGGCGATTCAAAAACCGACCGACCGTGAAAACGCCGTGCAGGCGATAGTCGATATTAATGGCCACGGTATCAGCACCTCCGGCAGCTATCGCAACTACTACGAGCTGGACGGCAAACGTATTTCTCACGTTATCGATCCGCAAACCGGCCACCCCATCAACCATAAGCTGGTATCGGTGACGGTGATTGCGCCGACGGCGCTGGAAGCCGACGGCTGGGATACCGGGCTGATGGTATTAGGGCCGGAAAAAGCGCAACAGGTGGCACACGAGCAGGGGCTGGCGGTCTATATGATCGTCAAAGAGGGCGATGGCTTTAAGACCTGGATGTCGCCGCAGTTCCGCACCTTTCTGGTCGGCGAGCAGAATTAA
- a CDS encoding porin OmpC — protein MKVKVLSLLVPALLVAGAANAAEIYNKDGNKLDLYGKIDGLHYFSSDDSVDGDQTYMRIGVKGETQINDQLTGYGQWEYNVQANNTESSSDQAWTRLAFAGLKFGDAGSFDYGRNYGVVYDVTSWTDVLPEFGGDTYGSDNFLQSRANGVATYRNSDFFGLVDGLNFALQYQGKNGSVSGEDQTNNGRDFQKQNGEGFGTSVTYDIWDGISAGFAYSSSKRTDEQNNSTFVSKTDGGRYGVLGEGDHAETYTGGLKYDANNIYLATQYTQTYNATRTGNIGFANKAQNFEVVAQYQFDFGLRPSVAYLQSKGKDMGRYGDQDILKYVDLGATYYFNKNMSTYVDYKINLLDDNKFTKDASISTDNVVALGLVYQF, from the coding sequence ATGAAAGTTAAAGTACTGTCCCTCCTGGTACCAGCACTGCTGGTAGCGGGCGCAGCAAATGCGGCTGAAATTTATAACAAAGACGGCAACAAATTAGACCTGTACGGTAAAATCGACGGTCTGCACTACTTCTCTTCCGACGACAGCGTCGACGGCGACCAGACCTACATGCGTATCGGCGTGAAAGGCGAAACCCAGATCAACGACCAGCTGACCGGTTACGGCCAGTGGGAATACAACGTTCAGGCGAACAACACTGAAAGCTCCAGCGACCAGGCATGGACTCGTCTGGCCTTCGCGGGTCTGAAATTCGGCGACGCGGGTTCTTTCGACTACGGTCGTAACTACGGCGTTGTTTACGACGTAACTTCCTGGACCGACGTTCTGCCGGAATTCGGCGGCGACACCTACGGTTCCGACAACTTCCTGCAGTCCCGTGCTAACGGTGTTGCCACCTACCGTAACTCTGACTTCTTCGGTCTGGTTGACGGCCTGAACTTTGCTCTGCAGTACCAGGGTAAAAACGGCAGCGTGAGCGGCGAAGATCAGACCAACAACGGTCGTGACTTCCAGAAACAGAACGGCGAAGGCTTCGGCACCTCCGTAACTTATGATATCTGGGACGGCATCAGCGCTGGTTTCGCGTACTCCAGCTCTAAACGTACCGACGAGCAGAACAACTCTACCTTCGTGTCTAAGACCGATGGTGGTCGTTACGGTGTTCTGGGTGAAGGCGATCACGCTGAAACCTACACCGGTGGTCTGAAATACGACGCCAACAACATCTACCTGGCGACTCAGTACACCCAGACTTACAACGCAACCCGCACCGGTAACATCGGTTTTGCTAACAAAGCGCAGAACTTCGAAGTCGTTGCTCAGTACCAGTTCGACTTCGGTCTGCGTCCGTCCGTGGCTTACCTGCAGTCTAAAGGTAAAGACATGGGCCGTTACGGCGACCAGGACATCCTGAAATATGTTGACCTGGGTGCGACCTACTACTTCAACAAAAACATGTCCACCTACGTTGATTACAAAATCAACCTGCTGGACGACAACAAGTTCACTAAAGATGCAAGCATCTCTACTGACAACGTTGTGGCTCTGGGCCTGGTTTACCAGTTCTAA
- the rcsD gene encoding phosphotransferase RcsD, with translation MTQKKFSLIPGSITRFFILMVIVLLATMGVMIQSSVNTWLKDRSYQVVDISHALHKRIDTWRYATWQIYDNIAATSSSTSSDGLQETRLKQDVYYLEKPRRKTEALIFGSHDSSTLEMTQKISNYLDILWGAETIPWSMYYLNGLDNSLILVSTLPLKDLSSSFKESTISSVVESRRAEMLLQANTLDERETFSSLRHLTWQNGHYFTLRTTFNQPGHLATVVAFDLPINDLIPPSMSLDSFRLEPDPAQNGASSADKEAVDNVSVSFNGLRIEITTAINTTGMRLVWVVPFSTLLMESLQNILLPLLLTIGLLALTLFGFTTFRNYSGRRTPGSVSTAPTAANSELRAQRAINEEIVSLLPLGLLVHDQEANRTIISNPIADHLLPHLNLQNITNMADQHQGVIQATINNELYEIRQYRSQVAPRTQILIIRDQDREVMVNKKLKQAQRLYEKNQQGRIAFMQNIGAALKEPALALAQEAAAIGIHESRKLAQHADELVHLVDEIQLANLLESDTWKTTPGLFSIQGLIDEVVPEVLPMVKRKGLQLLINNALPANEQRYGDRDALRRTLLLLIQYAITTTPIGKITLEVSKDESADDRLTFRILDTGNGVSGNEIDNMHFPFLNETQADQYGKANALTFWLCDRLTRKLGGQLNIKARESLGTRYSLHLKMAASEEESDSGEHLLDDVVVMIDITANEVRRIVTRQLESWGASCITPDERLTSQEYDLFLTDNPSNLTASGLLLSDDEVGIRKIGPGQLSVNFNISTAMQEAILQLIEQQLAQEEVQPSSTGNEGNAELHASGYYALFADTVPDDVQRLYTEFTTSDFAALAQTAHRLKGAFAMLNLIPGKQLCEALEHLIHERDTQGIEKYISDIDGYVKSLL, from the coding sequence ATGACCCAAAAAAAATTCTCCCTGATCCCCGGTAGCATCACCCGGTTCTTCATCTTGATGGTTATCGTCTTGCTCGCGACGATGGGCGTGATGATCCAAAGTTCGGTTAATACGTGGCTAAAAGACCGGAGTTACCAGGTGGTTGATATCAGCCACGCGTTACACAAACGCATTGATACCTGGCGTTATGCCACCTGGCAGATTTACGACAACATTGCCGCCACCAGCTCAAGTACCTCAAGCGATGGTCTGCAGGAGACGCGCCTGAAGCAGGATGTCTACTATCTGGAAAAGCCGCGACGTAAGACCGAAGCGCTGATCTTCGGCTCTCATGACAGCTCGACGCTTGAGATGACGCAGAAAATTTCCAACTACCTCGATATTTTATGGGGCGCGGAAACCATTCCCTGGTCGATGTATTACCTGAATGGGTTGGATAACAGCCTGATTCTGGTCTCCACCCTGCCGCTGAAAGATCTGTCTTCGAGTTTTAAAGAATCGACGATTAGCAGCGTGGTGGAATCCCGCCGCGCCGAAATGCTCCTGCAGGCAAACACGCTGGACGAACGGGAAACCTTTTCTTCACTGCGTCACCTGACGTGGCAAAATGGCCATTACTTCACGCTGCGTACCACTTTTAACCAGCCGGGTCACCTGGCAACGGTTGTCGCCTTCGATTTACCGATTAACGACCTCATCCCCCCGAGCATGTCGCTGGACAGCTTCCGTCTCGAGCCAGATCCGGCGCAAAATGGCGCTAGCAGCGCAGACAAAGAAGCCGTTGATAACGTTAGCGTCAGCTTTAATGGCCTGCGTATTGAGATAACCACTGCCATCAATACCACCGGCATGCGGCTGGTGTGGGTCGTGCCGTTCAGCACTTTGCTAATGGAATCCTTACAGAATATTTTACTGCCGCTGCTGCTCACCATTGGCCTGCTGGCGTTAACCCTGTTTGGCTTTACCACTTTCCGCAACTATAGCGGCCGCCGTACCCCCGGCAGCGTAAGCACGGCCCCCACCGCGGCCAACAGCGAGCTGCGCGCTCAGCGCGCAATTAATGAAGAGATCGTCTCTTTGCTACCGTTGGGCCTGTTGGTGCACGATCAGGAAGCCAACCGCACCATTATTAGTAACCCGATTGCCGATCATCTGCTGCCGCACCTGAATCTGCAGAACATCACCAATATGGCCGATCAGCATCAAGGGGTGATTCAGGCGACGATCAATAATGAACTTTATGAAATCCGCCAGTACCGCAGCCAGGTGGCTCCTCGCACGCAGATCCTGATTATTCGCGACCAGGATAGAGAAGTGATGGTGAATAAAAAACTCAAACAGGCCCAGCGTCTGTATGAGAAAAATCAGCAGGGGCGCATCGCCTTTATGCAGAATATTGGCGCCGCGCTGAAAGAACCGGCGCTGGCGCTGGCGCAGGAGGCGGCGGCCATCGGGATTCATGAAAGCCGCAAACTGGCGCAGCACGCTGATGAACTGGTTCATCTTGTCGATGAGATTCAGTTGGCGAACTTACTGGAAAGCGATACCTGGAAAACCACCCCCGGTTTGTTCTCCATTCAGGGCTTAATAGATGAAGTGGTTCCTGAAGTCCTGCCGATGGTGAAACGCAAAGGACTTCAGCTGTTAATCAATAATGCGCTGCCGGCCAATGAGCAGCGCTACGGCGACCGCGACGCGCTGCGCCGCACGCTATTACTTCTGATTCAATACGCGATCACCACCACCCCCATTGGTAAAATTACTCTTGAGGTGAGCAAAGATGAATCTGCCGACGATCGTCTGACCTTCCGTATCCTCGATACCGGCAATGGCGTGAGCGGCAATGAAATCGATAATATGCACTTCCCGTTCCTTAATGAGACGCAAGCCGACCAGTACGGCAAAGCCAACGCCCTCACCTTCTGGCTGTGCGACCGGTTAACTCGCAAGCTTGGCGGACAGCTTAATATTAAGGCGCGGGAATCGCTCGGCACCCGCTACTCGCTACACCTTAAAATGGCGGCGAGCGAGGAAGAGAGCGACTCCGGCGAACATCTGCTGGACGATGTGGTCGTGATGATTGACATTACCGCCAATGAAGTGCGCCGCATTGTGACGCGTCAGTTAGAGAGCTGGGGCGCAAGCTGTATCACCCCGGACGAAAGGCTCACAAGTCAAGAGTATGATCTCTTTTTAACGGATAATCCGTCTAATCTTACTGCTTCAGGCTTGCTTTTAAGCGATGATGAGGTTGGGATACGCAAAATTGGCCCAGGCCAGTTGAGCGTCAATTTTAATATCAGCACTGCCATGCAGGAAGCTATCCTGCAGCTGATTGAGCAGCAGCTGGCGCAAGAAGAGGTTCAGCCCTCCTCAACAGGAAACGAGGGGAATGCGGAACTCCATGCCAGCGGCTATTACGCGCTGTTTGCCGACACGGTACCGGATGATGTTCAGAGATTGTATACTGAATTCACCACCAGCGATTTCGCTGCGCTGGCGCAGACCGCTCACCGCCTTAAAGGCGCGTTTGCTATGCTTAATTTGATACCCGGCAAGCAGTTATGTGAAGCGCTTGAGCATCTGATTCATGAACGAGATACTCAAGGTATAGAAAAATACATCAGCGACATTGACGGTTACGTCAAGAGCTTGCTGTAG
- the rcsB gene encoding response regulator transcription factor RcsB: MNNMNVIIADDHPIVLFGIRKSLEQIEWVNVVGEFEDSTALINNLPKLDAHVLITDLSMPGDKYGDGITLIKYIKRHFPELSIIVLTMNNNPAILSAVLDLDIEGIVLKQGAPTDLPKALAALQKGKKFTPESVSRLLEKISAGGYGDKRLSPKESEVLRLFAEGFLVTEIAKKLNRSIKTISSQKKSAMMKLGVENDIALLNYLSSVSLTSTDKE, from the coding sequence ATGAACAATATGAACGTAATTATTGCCGATGACCATCCGATCGTACTGTTCGGCATTCGCAAATCACTTGAGCAGATCGAGTGGGTGAATGTTGTTGGCGAATTTGAAGATTCCACAGCTCTGATTAACAATCTTCCTAAACTTGACGCGCACGTCCTGATTACCGACTTGTCGATGCCTGGCGACAAATATGGCGATGGGATCACCCTGATCAAATACATCAAACGCCATTTTCCGGAGCTGTCGATCATTGTCCTGACGATGAACAACAATCCGGCGATCCTGAGCGCAGTACTGGATCTCGACATTGAGGGGATCGTGCTGAAACAGGGCGCGCCGACCGATCTGCCGAAAGCGCTGGCCGCGCTGCAGAAAGGCAAAAAGTTTACTCCGGAAAGCGTCTCCCGCCTGCTGGAAAAAATCAGCGCCGGCGGTTATGGCGACAAACGCCTGTCGCCGAAAGAGAGTGAGGTTCTGCGTTTGTTCGCTGAAGGCTTCCTGGTCACCGAGATCGCCAAAAAGCTGAACCGCAGCATTAAAACCATCAGTAGCCAGAAGAAATCGGCCATGATGAAGCTGGGCGTTGAAAATGATATCGCACTGCTGAACTACCTCTCTTCCGTTTCTCTTACCTCAACGGATAAAGAGTAA